Genomic DNA from Eleutherodactylus coqui strain aEleCoq1 chromosome 8, aEleCoq1.hap1, whole genome shotgun sequence:
AATGATGAATCTTAATGACAAAATAAGTAATAGCCAGAACTACTGGTGTTGGAGCGTATTGATGGTCCACTGAATCCCAAGTACTTCTCTTTCTGTGTGGTCTGGTTTTAATGGATCAGTCTCCCTCTCTTGCAGAATTACTGGAGGCTTCCATGTTATTGGGCATAGAAGTGGCTCTTGAGAGCTTAATATTGTGTATTGATTACTTGCAGCCAGCTGTAGAAAATCTCTTAATCCGAGTCTAGTTGTTTTTAAGTCTTTAATGCAAAACTTGAACTGATAATATAATGATGTGTTGTCTCCTTTTTGATCTAGAACACCAAACCCTTCCCACAAATACAAGCGTCCCACCGTCTCCTGATAGGAATGGCTCCTGCAGTCCTTTCGCACCCAGTGCAGCTGATTTGCCGAACTCACCAGATGCGGCTGCTATGTGCCACTTCCCCTCAATGGGTATATTCAACATCTATATTTTTAAGCTTTTTTGTGTATTAATCCATATTAGGTTGTGGTTTATTTGCACAGAACTAACCAAAATTTCCATTCTGTGAAATATGGGAGTTGACATAAGGATAACTTTTAGGAGAATCTTCAGTAGATTATGCAGTATGACTTAGAGATATCTCAAATAGCCTGCAAGCTGACTTTAGTTATACTGTAGAAGCATGAGATTGGTTATATACAACCAAAATTGATAGATTTCTTGACCTGTTTTTAGGTTTAAGTAtatgaaaaaaaattcttctttccAAATGACTGTTTTCATATATTTTTTCACAGTAACTCTTTATGCACTTTAGCCATTTAGACATTTTATGTATGAGTATGTTTATTCTTCCTAGAAATTGATACAGGGATTACAGACAAATGGAAGCAAACACAAGTTCACCCAGTACCACAGGAGAATATAAAGCATAGTAAGTTCACCTGTTCTCCTGTCTTGCCCTTCTATAGGCTGTCTAAATTGAGCCGATTTCCTTGTGGCCATGGACAGTCTATAGCAGCATGTTGATATTTTGTACCCCCATGTCTTGGTATTTACTGTAGTTGCATAGCCCTTTTTCTCTCATGAGGAAAGGGAACTAACTGGTGGTGACTAGTAAATAATGTTTTCTGCATCAAGTAGTAAATCCTAATTAGTCTGAAGACTAGAGATATCTGAGTTTGCCGTCATTGTTCATAGCTCTAGGAACAAGCGCTTTCATCCTATTCTTTGAGATCAGTAACGTTCATGAAAGAGAAGGGGTGCCATAGCAAAGAACAAAATGTACCTCTTATTAAGGTGTTAGATTTTGGTACACAGGACAGAAGGGTCTAGTGTTTGTTTTCCCCTCCACTCTTTTTCCATGACCCTTAAGACAGTTCCCAACCCTCATGTTTTAGCAATTTGGGTCCATCAGAGTGTAGGGCCTGATTCTCAGGAGCCCCACCAATGAAATTATTGGAAGGCCATGGTGCTTCAGTGAGTGCTGTTGCCTCAACATTGTTTACAAGTCACGGCTCTGTATATTTAATAGTGGTTATGCCTGGTACTGTAGCTTACTGCAAGTTAGCCCCAATTGGACTGAACTGTGACACCGGGCAGAGCTGCTACAAAATCAGTGGTAAACAATGAGGGTTGGGAGTGTTGGACTGCCACTGATCTAACAGTTatggcctatcctaaagatatGCAATCAATATCAAGGTtcaggaaaacccatttaattgtCTTACAGCAAATTCATGTGTTTTATCATAACtcacttttttttcatcttgCAATTTAGAACTCGTGAACTCATTTATAGAAGCTCAGAAACAACTTTACCACAGCAAATTTGCATTGGAAAGAGAATGCCTGTATACAGAAACTGTGCTTGTAAACAGTAGGATCAACCTCGAAACTGGGAAGGTTGGTACCAAAACAGCAGAGAGGGAATTATTAAATTATGATTCGACTGAAAAAGAAACAGAGACCCTTGAACTCTTAAAACTGTTTGAGGACAAAGACAGAAAGGAAATGGAGACTAAAACCATTGCGCTACTGGGACAATCAGGAATGGGTAAAACTGTGCTTGCCAAGAAGATCTGCCATGAATGGTCGGCGGAGAAGTTTAATCAGTTCAGCTTTGTGTTTTATTTTGAGTGTAAACAACTGGATGCATGTAAGCAGTACAGCTTTAAAGACTTCCTTTTCAAGTTGTCTTCTTGTGCTGAAGAGAAGAGCCTTGATGTCTACCAGTATGTTCTGAGAAATCCAGAGAAGGTTCTTCTCATTTTTGATGGTTTTGATGAATTTCAGGACTCAGAAAGTCTTCTCCAAGGTTCCTTTACCACGTCGCCAAGTAAAACCAATAAAGTAAAGGACTTATTCACTGGCCTTTTCCAGAAAAAGCTACTACGTGGGTGCACTCTACTGATAACCGCAAGGCTCAGAGAAAAACTCAATCAGTATTTGGGAAAAGTTGACAAAATCATTGAAGTGATGGGATTTTCTCCCACTCAGGTGGAATGGTACATCAAAGAGTACTTTAAGGAAAGGCCGGATTTCAGTAATGCACTAGAATGGATTAAAGACTACCACTATGTGTTCAGCTACTGTTATATTCCTTTTATGTGTAAGACAATGTGTTTATTTGCAGAGGAGAACTTAGAGACTCGAAACAAAGAACTACCTTTGTCTTTAGCTGCCTTATTCGATGACTTGTTTAAGAAAAACTTGCTCGTTCCCGCTACTTGTTTTGGTGAAAGGACATCCGTACAAAACTGCACAGTAGACTTGGCATGTCTTGATTTTGAATCTGACAAAAAAATGGAAGCGGAACGGCAAACTCAAAAACTACCTACTGACACTGGAAATACTATGGAGCGTACGCCTTCCAATACACTCCTGCAGAACTTTTCTACAGCACTTCATATACTTGGCGGTAGAAATGGCAGGAATTTGCTCAGATATATTTCTTGTGATCCTAAAAAGAGACGGAACGAAGACATGGTGCGGAGGTTTCTGATTGGTCTCACATTTGACGACAGTGGAAATCTTGATTTAAAGTTCAGCGATCCtgcaaaaaagcagaaaaaactcAGCGAGTATTTTCAAGCATTGCAGCTTTCAGCACTCTGCCCACGTAGGCTGCTAGAAGTTTTGCATTGTGTACATGAAACAGATAACCCGTACCTCATGCGTAGGTTAGCCGTAACACTGAGTAAAGAACTCTCCTTTGTGGACACCAGACTTACCCCACCTGATGTGTTTGTATTGACGGAGGTTTTGAAAAAGTCAAAAGCAAAGCTTTCTTTGGATCTCAGGAAGACGAGCATTGATCAGAAAGGTTTAAAAGAACTGGTGCGTCTGAAAAGTGTCAAATCATTCAGGTAGGCATGGATCATTAGCTAACTGGGGTTATTTTATGTTTCGGTTTATGTTATGTTTATGTTTTTGGTTAATTAGATAATTGTGTgccaactaaaggcccatttagacacaatgattatcgctaaaattcgctcaaaagccatcttttgagcaataatcgttgtgtgtacctgcactgacatcatgcagttttcgttaagccgtcgctcatcgttgtctttcagcgtctTCTgaatcctccgctctgagcgcccggctgtataacagccgggcgctcagagcggagaacagctggatgcagaagacaagcggggacactctgcttgtcttctgcatcctccactctgaGCGCtcaactgtataacagccgggtgctctgagcggggaacagctggatgcagaagacaagcggggacaccccgcttgtcttctgcatcctccgctggcagcgcaaggtgatcactcatcttgagtgatcatcttgcgctataaatgacacaacgattatcgctcaac
This window encodes:
- the CIITA gene encoding MHC class II transactivator — protein: MSFQQKDMDSFKQILSFMKHMVLNSTSSDLRFYLQSLVDIGVISSEYYHSLLSESDSEDLCRKISLSLLENPDDCHALFSPVCEEEEMPTIFDDLSILNSTESYLKLLNSDIDVACESQEADADDFEDISLNFQDCKELFTDDVVSTLRTVDISDIEELVNYTNGDGNNCMDELLSSLSKPEECAEEPENKRARKTCPSIKSPRKPRQRRKKKDTTALHERYTGNEIPIPLSTTNLPFLFTSAEPFVGAGNSYHPCPFSVVPDSTLQIKIIICPAPAPGPALSCVSTLPPIPVPEHQTLPTNTSVPPSPDRNGSCSPFAPSAADLPNSPDAAAMCHFPSMELVNSFIEAQKQLYHSKFALERECLYTETVLVNSRINLETGKVGTKTAERELLNYDSTEKETETLELLKLFEDKDRKEMETKTIALLGQSGMGKTVLAKKICHEWSAEKFNQFSFVFYFECKQLDACKQYSFKDFLFKLSSCAEEKSLDVYQYVLRNPEKVLLIFDGFDEFQDSESLLQGSFTTSPSKTNKVKDLFTGLFQKKLLRGCTLLITARLREKLNQYLGKVDKIIEVMGFSPTQVEWYIKEYFKERPDFSNALEWIKDYHYVFSYCYIPFMCKTMCLFAEENLETRNKELPLSLAALFDDLFKKNLLVPATCFGERTSVQNCTVDLACLDFESDKKMEAERQTQKLPTDTGNTMERTPSNTLLQNFSTALHILGGRNGRNLLRYISCDPKKRRNEDMVRRFLIGLTFDDSGNLDLKFSDPAKKQKKLSEYFQALQLSALCPRRLLEVLHCVHETDNPYLMRRLAVTLSKELSFVDTRLTPPDVFVLTEVLKKSKAKLSLDLRKTSIDQKGLKELVRLKSVKSFRASLSDTVNLWKTLLADGQNILLKKCIRKFTLQPFKVESMKDVADLTALVDIQNDICKCSPDSSLDIKEIPAVKNLNSLMLGLGKKHGQDGFLKLVEILPKLPALQKLDLYNLTENYIGDKGVEKLAEKIPELRCLQTLDLSQNNITGVGAKKLAAALPSLHSLQTLSLYNNIVCDTGAEELANILPDMTSLEALHLDCNIITCTGAEQLVASLQKCPKMKKLRMYSTLIPHATLQRFQLRDPRIGCVSIG